DNA sequence from the candidate division WOR-3 bacterium genome:
AATTCCGGGGAAATGACGCCGGAAGGGAACGGTATGAAAATCAAATAATCCAGAAGCGGTGCCGCCAATGAGCACGATCTTATCCCGAAAAAATTCCTGGGGGACGCGCTGGAGATATACATCGCTGAAGGAAATCCTTCGAAACGAACCGGTATCCAGATAATAAATTAGAAATTTATCATCGGGAAAATCGTGGTTTAAATGACGGGCGATTTCATAAGCAAATGTCGGTTTGCCACCAACCGTTTTGTATCCGTGGCGGATGACACCATCCACATCGCCGATGATTTCTCCAATGCCTGTTGGGCATATATCACTGAACACCGGTTCTTGTTCATATGATGAAACCAAAACAACATTTTTGTTTGCACTTATGACCATGCGGAGCAGGGAGTCAAAATTCGGCTTCTCATAATACCGGCGGGCATATATCGGTAAGGTATCTGGCTCCCCGAAAAATATATCAACACCGATTATTCGGGCATCCTTAAGATAACCAATTACTTCGGCAAAATAAGCTCGAGGCCAGTTCTGGTAACGACCGAGTTTCTCTAAACTCAATTCGTCGATATCGACAATCACAATCTCAGGGATATATCTCTCGGCAAGCGCAATCCGATACTTTAAATCATAAACTTTTTGCTCAAAAGGCCAGTACAAGGGTTGATAAAGGCAAAGAATATTAATCGCAAACACAGCTCCTACGGGAAGCCAGATGATTTTTGAAATTGAGGATCTCATGGAAGATGTTTTCCAACTGCCTTAATAAAGATCTCAACGAGTTCCGGATCAAACTGGGTGCGCCGATGTTTTTTTATTTCCGCGATTGCAGTTTTTGCTTCCATCCGAGGACGATAGGGACGATCTGAAGTCATCGCATCAAATGAATCAGCAATGGCAATTATACGGGCACCAAGGGGAATATCCTTTCCCTTCAATCCCATAGGATAGCCAGTGCCATCATATCTTTCATGATGGTGAAGGATATTGGGCACAAGATTCTTTAATTTTTTAATCGGACCAACAATTTCGGCACCGAACTCCGGATGGCGCTTCATATAATTATACTCTTCATCATTGAGCAGTCCGGGTTTAGAAAGAATACGGTCCGGAATACCAATCTTACCTACATCGTGGAGCACAGCCGATAACTCTAAATCTTTTAGAACTTCTTTATCCAATTTCATCTCTTCACCGATGAGCAAGGCATACTCAACAACCCGGGCGGAATGTCCTTTGGTATAAGGGTCTTTAGCATCTATCGCCTCCACAATCGCCCGAATAGATGACAAAAATAGCTCATCGAGTTCTTTATAGAGCGAAGCATTTTCTATGGCAATAGCCATTTGATTAGCAAGGGCCTGATAGACTTCAAGGTCTTCTTGGGTAAACTTTTTATTTCCCTTTTTGTTCAATACTTCGGCAACACCAATGATTTTACCTTTGACCAAAAGGGGCACCGCGAGAATTGACCGGGTGACGAATTTCGTCTTCTTATCCACCCCACTGAACCAGCGCGGGTCCTTTGTGACATCAGGAACGAGCAGAGGTTTTTTATGCTGGGCAACCCAGCCCACAATACCTTTGCC
Encoded proteins:
- a CDS encoding HD domain-containing phosphohydrolase, with translation MRSKISELKKKIKNLESLIDASLVFSSTLDIDALLNIILQKAEELMEAEASSVFRIDEEKNELYFITARGEKGKEVKEIRIPMGKGIVGWVAQHKKPLLVPDVTKDPRWFSGVDKKTKFVTRSILAVPLLVKGKIIGVAEVLNKKGNKKFTQEDLEVYQALANQMAIAIENASLYKELDELFLSSIRAIVEAIDAKDPYTKGHSARVVEYALLIGEEMKLDKEVLKDLELSAVLHDVGKIGIPDRILSKPGLLNDEEYNYMKRHPEFGAEIVGPIKKLKNLVPNILHHHERYDGTGYPMGLKGKDIPLGARIIAIADSFDAMTSDRPYRPRMEAKTAIAEIKKHRRTQFDPELVEIFIKAVGKHLP